The genomic interval CAGCATCCATTCCCATTTTTTGATTCTTTTGCAATATCCGAAGCTATAAGATGGTTTCTTGTATCGTTTGTGGTTAATTCGGAGAGCATCTTGCTGTATTCATTAACAGGATCAAAAAACGGATTAAAATCCGTTTCTCTTACAATAACCTCAGCAGGCAGAATGTCACCTTTTTCAACAAGCATTGTTTTATCAACTTCATGCCGAACATCTCCGAGATACCAGAATATAAGTTTTGAAAGATTATCTCTGCGCCAGGGGGTTGCAGATAATCCAAGCATATATTTTGAATCAAAACCGGAGACCGCCTCGGTAAATGTTCTGCTGGGAGTCCTGTGGCATTCATCAACTACAAGATATCCTGTTTTTAAAGAGACTTCTTCAATGCATTTATAAACGGACTGAACAAGTGCGACTGTTATCTTATCTCCTATTATCTTTTTCCCTGATCCGATTATTCCAATTTCTTCTTTGGCAATACCAAGAAAAGTTTCAATACGTTCGATCCATTGATTTGCAAGCTCTTTTGAGTGTACTATTATCAATGCAGGTTGCATGCGTTGTTTTATCATATAAAGCGCCATTACGGTTTTACCGCTTCCCGTAGGAGCATTCAATGTTCCAAAATCCTTGGAAAGCATTATATTTACTGCCTGTTCCTGGAAGGGCTTTAATGAGCCGTTAAATTTGAAATCAACCAAAGGAAGCAAACGCCTTTTATCCGTAATTTCATATTCAATTCCGTGGCGTTTGCAAAGGAGTATAAGCTGGCGCATAAAACCTCTTGGAACCCAGAGCCCCCCTCCTTTTACCCTGTCATAAAACTTTAAAACTCTTGGAGTTCCCCTGTTCCAGCGCCCCATTTTTTCATTATCCATCCACTTGGGATTAGACAATGTAAGCTTTTCCGTTACTAACTGATATATGTTGGGTGGAATATTGGAAAGTCTCAGATTGTTTGATATGACTATTTTCAAG from Pseudomonadota bacterium carries:
- a CDS encoding DEAD/DEAH box helicase, which codes for MKIVISNNLRLSNIPPNIYQLVTEKLTLSNPKWMDNEKMGRWNRGTPRVLKFYDRVKGGGLWVPRGFMRQLILLCKRHGIEYEITDKRRLLPLVDFKFNGSLKPFQEQAVNIMLSKDFGTLNAPTGSGKTVMALYMIKQRMQPALIIVHSKELANQWIERIETFLGIAKEEIGIIGSGKKIIGDKITVALVQSVYKCIEEVSLKTGYLVVDECHRTPSRTFTEAVSGFDSKYMLGLSATPWRRDNLSKLIFWYLGDVRHEVDKTMLVEKGDILPAEVIVRETDFNPFFDPVNEYSKMLSELTTNDTRNHLIASDIAKESKNGNGCCLVLSDRKKHCETLQAILKYRYKISSDLLTGDVPAIQRKDILDRLNNGEIKVLVATGQLVGEGFDCKYLSTLFIVTPIRFAGRVFQYLGRVLRPAPGKSKAVVYDYVDVNVGILKTAAKSREKVYDSWKI